A section of the Deinobacterium chartae genome encodes:
- a CDS encoding TerD family protein codes for MALSLSKGGNLSLSKADPTLTKILVGLGWDTRATDGQDFDLDASAFLVTASGKVRGDHDFIFYNQLRSVEGSVEHTGDNRTGVGDGDDEAIRIDLPNVPAEIERIVIAVTIHDADARRQNFGQVRNAFIRVVNDVTGNEVARYDLTEDASIETAMIFGEVYRNNGEWKFKAVGQGYQGGLAPLARSYGVNV; via the coding sequence ATGGCCCTTTCTCTTTCCAAAGGCGGCAACCTCTCGCTGTCCAAGGCCGACCCCACCCTCACCAAGATCCTGGTGGGGCTGGGCTGGGACACCCGTGCGACCGACGGTCAGGATTTCGACCTTGACGCCAGCGCCTTCCTGGTGACCGCCAGCGGCAAGGTGCGCGGTGACCACGACTTCATCTTCTACAACCAACTGCGCTCGGTCGAGGGCTCGGTCGAACACACCGGCGACAACCGCACCGGTGTGGGCGACGGCGACGACGAAGCGATCCGCATCGATCTTCCCAATGTGCCCGCCGAGATCGAGCGCATCGTGATCGCCGTGACCATCCACGACGCAGACGCGCGCCGCCAGAACTTCGGACAGGTGCGCAACGCCTTCATCCGCGTGGTCAACGACGTCACCGGCAACGAGGTCGCGCGCTACGACCTGACCGAGGACGCCTCGATCGAGACCGCCATGATCTTCGGCGAGGTGTACCGCAACAACGGCGAGTGGAAGTTCAAGGCTGTAGGCCAGGGCTACCAGGGTGGCCTGGCACCCCTGGCGCGTTCGTACGGCGTGAACGTCTGA
- a CDS encoding NAD(P)/FAD-dependent oxidoreductase: MTDYDVIVVGGSAAGLSAALTLGRARRRVLLLDRRTPRNAPVAHSHGFLTRDGTPPGELRRIAHEQLEPYGTELRFLEALRARSVSGGFELDLEDGSRVRAARLLLATGVRDLLPDLPGLRERWGRSVHACPYCHGWEVQDRPLAVLGRSESGYHKAVMLHHWSRDTVLLTDGPSGLTPERLGQLAALGIAVLEDPLSHLEGAGDALERVVFRGGRVLAREALFLQPDVRPASDLAAQLGCKMSDNGHNVVTDAAGQTSVPGVYAAGDMVEPAAHQIAHAVSSGARAAASLNNALIFAAALEQA, encoded by the coding sequence ATGACCGATTACGACGTCATCGTCGTCGGAGGCAGCGCAGCCGGGCTCAGCGCCGCGCTGACCCTCGGACGTGCGCGCCGCCGCGTTCTGCTGCTCGACCGCCGCACTCCCCGTAACGCCCCCGTGGCGCACTCGCACGGCTTCCTCACCCGCGACGGTACCCCGCCCGGCGAGCTGCGGCGCATCGCCCACGAGCAGCTCGAACCCTACGGCACCGAGCTGCGCTTCCTCGAGGCCCTGCGCGCCCGCAGCGTCTCGGGCGGCTTCGAACTCGACCTCGAGGACGGCTCGCGGGTGCGTGCAGCGCGGCTGCTGCTCGCCACCGGCGTACGCGACCTGCTGCCCGACCTGCCCGGCCTGCGCGAGCGCTGGGGGCGTTCGGTGCACGCCTGCCCGTACTGCCACGGCTGGGAGGTGCAAGACCGTCCGCTGGCGGTGCTGGGCCGGAGCGAGAGCGGCTATCACAAGGCGGTGATGCTGCACCACTGGAGCCGCGATACCGTGTTGCTGACAGACGGTCCCTCGGGCCTGACCCCCGAACGGCTGGGACAGCTGGCGGCGCTGGGCATAGCGGTCCTCGAGGATCCCCTGTCGCACCTCGAGGGGGCAGGAGACGCTCTGGAGCGCGTGGTGTTCCGCGGTGGCCGGGTTCTCGCACGAGAAGCGCTCTTCCTGCAGCCGGACGTGCGGCCCGCCTCGGACCTCGCGGCGCAGCTCGGATGCAAGATGTCCGACAACGGGCATAACGTGGTCACGGACGCCGCTGGCCAGACCAGCGTTCCGGGCGTGTACGCAGCAGGAGACATGGTCGAGCCTGCCGCCCACCAGATAGCCCACGCCGTGTCGAGTGGAGCGCGCGCTGCAGCCTCGCTCAACAACGCCCTGATCTTCGCGGCTGCACTGGAGCAGGCCTGA
- a CDS encoding NADH-quinone oxidoreductase subunit M: MIHLFIFLPLLAAALAALLPSLAAKRAVAVLGAALTLLLGVLIWAGGPLATTTLPWVPALGITYSVGLDGISTLLALVTALMTLLALLYAGWRVQNAGTLLALVLAMETGLIGIFAARDLILFYVFFEGTLLPALLMLAMYGGPRRSYALTKFAIYTIVGSLFMLLAIIGTRLASGAETFALEEILRRGVPAIAQPWLFLGFVAAFAVKLPIFPLHAWLPDFHEQNHPSGVPDVMGTLYKVGGYGLLRFALPLFPEAARDLQIPLMALAAFTAVYAAWIAFHQNHWKRVLAYAGLSHMGLVALGMFSLNAIATTGAMYLLAFQGIYTGVLFLAVGMLYARTGSLEVRRGGVMEDAPVLSGLTMTLWFATIGVPGLAGFIGEFSILLGAYQVSPWLSFLAGLSIIAAAAYALTAYQRTYWEERPQGAALLSDLSRLEWAILLPAVALTVLFGVYSAPALNLIEPGAQALGQLLGGRP; the protein is encoded by the coding sequence GTGATTCACCTGTTCATCTTCTTGCCGCTGCTCGCCGCCGCGCTCGCCGCTCTGCTGCCCTCGCTGGCTGCCAAGCGTGCGGTCGCCGTGCTGGGCGCGGCGCTGACGCTGCTGCTGGGCGTGTTGATCTGGGCGGGCGGACCGCTGGCAACGACCACGCTTCCCTGGGTTCCGGCGCTGGGGATCACCTACAGCGTGGGCCTGGACGGCATCTCGACCCTGCTGGCACTGGTCACCGCCCTGATGACCCTGTTGGCGCTGCTGTACGCCGGCTGGCGCGTTCAGAACGCGGGCACCCTGCTCGCGCTGGTCCTGGCGATGGAAACGGGACTGATCGGCATTTTTGCCGCCCGCGACCTTATCTTGTTCTACGTGTTCTTCGAGGGCACCCTGTTGCCCGCCCTGCTGATGCTGGCCATGTACGGCGGGCCGCGCCGCTCGTACGCCCTTACCAAGTTCGCCATCTACACCATCGTCGGCTCGCTGTTCATGCTGCTGGCGATCATCGGAACGCGGCTCGCCTCGGGGGCCGAGACCTTCGCCCTCGAGGAGATCTTGCGGCGCGGGGTGCCGGCGATCGCGCAGCCCTGGCTGTTTTTGGGCTTCGTGGCCGCCTTCGCGGTCAAGCTGCCGATCTTCCCGCTGCACGCCTGGCTGCCCGACTTTCACGAGCAGAACCACCCCAGCGGTGTGCCGGACGTGATGGGCACGCTGTACAAGGTGGGCGGCTACGGGCTGCTGCGCTTCGCGCTGCCGCTGTTTCCGGAAGCCGCCCGCGACTTGCAGATCCCCTTGATGGCCCTGGCCGCCTTCACGGCCGTTTACGCCGCCTGGATTGCCTTTCACCAGAACCACTGGAAGCGGGTGTTGGCCTACGCCGGGCTCTCGCACATGGGGCTGGTGGCGCTGGGCATGTTCAGCCTGAACGCCATCGCCACCACCGGCGCCATGTACCTGCTGGCCTTCCAGGGAATTTACACCGGGGTGCTGTTTTTGGCGGTCGGCATGCTCTATGCCCGTACCGGCAGCCTCGAGGTGCGGCGCGGCGGGGTGATGGAAGACGCCCCGGTGCTCTCGGGCCTCACCATGACCCTGTGGTTTGCCACCATCGGCGTGCCCGGGCTGGCCGGCTTTATCGGCGAGTTCTCGATCCTGCTGGGAGCGTACCAGGTCAGTCCCTGGCTGAGCTTCCTCGCGGGCCTCTCGATCATTGCCGCCGCCGCCTACGCGCTGACCGCCTACCAGCGGACCTACTGGGAGGAACGCCCGCAGGGTGCGGCCCTGCTCTCGGACCTCTCGCGCCTCGAGTGGGCCATCTTGCTGCCCGCCGTGGCCCTGACCGTGCTGTTCGGCGTGTACAGCGCCCCCGCCCTCAACCTGATCGAGCCCGGGGCCCAGGCCCTGGGACAGCTGCTGGGAGGCCGCCCATGA
- a CDS encoding ATP-binding cassette domain-containing protein has translation MLVALTNVDKYYGTQTVLEGVNFALHPGERVALVGRNGAGKSTLLRLLSGEEEPLGGRVERARGVQVAMLRQDPVFDPEATIHDVLEAAFHELDALEEQLEALQLKLDRADEETLQAYHDLLEHYQLRGGFERRARRDGVTLAFGFRGREFERVGALSGGERTRLALAAILVANPEVLLLDEPTNHLDIAMREWLEGFLSRYPGAMIVVSHDRAFLDAVATQTAYLRDGQLKVYPGNYSFFRKALEVELEQQLALFETQQKQIDRLEKSAARMKIWGLGMAKLARRARSMETRLERMKAAQVDAPPPEEDVAEVRFEADDSGEVVLEARHLTKVFGGRQLFKDVSVTVRRGDRIAIVGLNGAGKTTFLRTLLGLLPSDSPRTEIRLGARVRVGYYDQQLRGVDPENTLYDEARALVESDQAARNLLGAFLFPYDAQTKRVKSLSGGERARLALLKLSLERNNLLILDEPTNHLDMEMLESLEEALSEYTGTLLMVSHDRTFIEHLATQIWLLEDGQFYSYPGSYSYYRQKHVPASSKTEAEKPRAERPRRGPSLWHLKRRHEALETEIAGLEERLALAQQALERAAPDADFARLGQEAADLEERLLAAMQEWDSVGAQIAEQER, from the coding sequence GTGCTGGTAGCCCTGACCAACGTCGACAAGTATTACGGAACCCAGACCGTCCTCGAGGGCGTGAACTTCGCCCTGCATCCCGGCGAGCGCGTGGCGCTGGTCGGGCGCAACGGGGCCGGCAAGAGCACGCTGCTGAGGCTGCTCTCCGGCGAGGAGGAACCGCTGGGCGGCCGGGTCGAGCGGGCGCGGGGCGTGCAGGTCGCGATGCTGCGGCAAGACCCGGTGTTCGATCCGGAGGCCACCATTCACGACGTGCTCGAGGCGGCCTTTCACGAGCTCGACGCTCTGGAAGAACAGCTCGAGGCCCTGCAGCTCAAGCTCGACCGGGCCGACGAGGAGACGCTGCAGGCCTACCACGACCTGCTCGAGCACTACCAGCTGCGCGGCGGTTTTGAGCGGCGCGCGCGCCGCGACGGCGTGACCCTGGCCTTTGGTTTTCGCGGGCGCGAGTTCGAGCGGGTGGGCGCGCTCTCGGGCGGCGAGCGCACGCGCCTCGCGCTGGCGGCCATCTTGGTCGCCAACCCCGAGGTGCTGCTGCTCGACGAGCCCACCAACCACCTCGACATCGCCATGCGCGAGTGGCTCGAGGGTTTCTTGTCGCGCTATCCCGGTGCCATGATCGTGGTCTCGCACGACCGTGCCTTTCTCGACGCGGTCGCGACCCAGACCGCCTACTTGCGCGATGGGCAGCTGAAGGTCTACCCGGGCAACTACTCGTTTTTCCGCAAGGCCCTCGAGGTCGAGCTCGAGCAGCAACTCGCGCTGTTCGAGACGCAGCAGAAGCAGATCGACCGCCTCGAGAAGAGTGCGGCGCGCATGAAGATCTGGGGCTTGGGCATGGCCAAGCTCGCGCGCCGGGCCCGCTCGATGGAAACGCGCCTCGAGCGCATGAAAGCGGCTCAGGTCGACGCGCCCCCGCCCGAGGAGGACGTGGCCGAGGTGCGCTTCGAGGCCGACGACTCGGGCGAGGTGGTCCTCGAGGCGCGTCACCTGACCAAGGTGTTTGGGGGACGACAGCTGTTTAAGGACGTGTCGGTCACGGTGCGGCGCGGTGACCGCATCGCCATCGTGGGCCTCAACGGGGCGGGCAAGACGACCTTTTTGCGCACCCTGCTGGGACTGTTGCCCTCGGACAGCCCCAGGACCGAGATCCGACTGGGCGCGCGCGTGCGGGTTGGTTACTACGACCAGCAACTGCGCGGTGTGGACCCCGAGAACACGCTGTACGACGAGGCCCGCGCTCTGGTGGAGAGCGACCAGGCGGCCCGTAATCTGCTGGGCGCTTTTCTGTTTCCCTACGACGCGCAGACCAAGCGGGTCAAGTCGCTCTCGGGCGGTGAGCGTGCCCGGCTGGCCCTGCTGAAGCTCTCGCTCGAGCGCAACAACTTGCTGATTCTCGACGAGCCCACCAACCACCTCGATATGGAAATGCTCGAGAGTCTCGAGGAGGCGCTGTCCGAGTACACCGGGACCCTGCTGATGGTCTCGCACGACCGCACCTTCATCGAGCACCTCGCCACCCAGATCTGGTTGCTCGAGGACGGCCAGTTCTACAGCTACCCGGGGAGCTACAGCTACTACAGGCAAAAGCACGTGCCCGCCTCGAGCAAGACCGAAGCGGAGAAACCCAGGGCCGAGCGTCCCCGGCGCGGCCCGTCGCTGTGGCATCTCAAGCGCCGTCATGAGGCGCTGGAGACCGAGATTGCCGGGCTCGAAGAGCGCCTGGCCCTGGCGCAGCAGGCCCTCGAGCGCGCGGCACCCGACGCGGACTTCGCGCGGCTGGGACAGGAGGCCGCTGACCTCGAGGAGCGCCTGCTGGCCGCGATGCAGGAGTGGGACAGCGTGGGCGCGCAGATCGCCGAGCAGGAGCGTTAA
- a CDS encoding tRNA-binding protein yields MADLKPTVTFEDTLGRLDIRLGRVLEVVPEPSAPKASYRLTVDFGKYGRRTSVGRFTRHAAEALQGKQVLGVLNFEPRPIGEVMSEVLILGVQYPGADSGEATFLTPAVEARLGSKVF; encoded by the coding sequence ATGGCCGACCTCAAGCCGACCGTGACCTTTGAAGACACCCTGGGACGCCTCGACATCCGGCTGGGCCGGGTCCTCGAGGTGGTTCCCGAGCCCTCGGCCCCCAAGGCCTCCTACCGCCTGACCGTGGATTTTGGCAAGTACGGGCGCCGCACCAGCGTGGGCCGCTTTACCCGTCATGCCGCCGAGGCGTTGCAGGGCAAACAGGTGCTGGGAGTGCTGAACTTCGAGCCGCGCCCGATCGGGGAGGTCATGTCCGAGGTGCTGATTCTGGGGGTGCAGTATCCCGGGGCAGACAGCGGCGAGGCAACCTTCCTGACGCCCGCTGTGGAAGCCAGGCTGGGCAGCAAGGTGTTCTGA
- a CDS encoding DUF475 domain-containing protein, giving the protein MRGEFAFSFGLTAVCLIGAGYYGFSTGGVPAMLSFLLIAAILGVMEVSLSFDNAVVNASVLRNMTPLWQRRFLTWGIAIAVFGMRFLFPIVIVAIIAGLGFGEVVRMAFADPEAYSRNLEAAHVPISAFGGAFLMMVFLKYLMDPEKDVHWFGVLEERLAKIGRLEAIQIFITGTLLLLAVNFLVAPEERLSALTSGMVGLLTYVLIDALGGLFDADNIAANAGKAGAMSFLYLEVLDASFSLDGVIGAFAITKDVVVIAAGLAIGAAFVRSLTLLLVRKGTLQQYIFLEHGAHYGIGSLAIIMLLSMSHDIHIPEVITGLIGLAFIVGAVLWSLRHRRIYPNQADGEPSA; this is encoded by the coding sequence ATGCGCGGAGAGTTTGCCTTTTCCTTTGGCCTGACCGCGGTGTGCCTGATCGGGGCCGGCTACTACGGTTTCTCGACCGGCGGCGTGCCGGCCATGCTGTCTTTCCTGCTGATCGCGGCGATCCTGGGTGTTATGGAAGTTTCACTGTCCTTTGACAACGCGGTGGTGAACGCCTCGGTTCTGCGCAACATGACCCCGCTGTGGCAGCGCCGCTTCCTGACCTGGGGTATCGCCATCGCGGTGTTCGGCATGCGTTTCCTGTTCCCGATCGTCATCGTGGCGATCATCGCCGGCCTCGGCTTCGGCGAGGTGGTGCGCATGGCCTTTGCAGACCCCGAGGCGTACTCGAGGAACCTCGAGGCGGCGCACGTGCCGATCAGCGCCTTCGGCGGGGCTTTCTTGATGATGGTCTTCTTGAAGTACCTGATGGACCCCGAGAAGGACGTGCACTGGTTCGGAGTCCTCGAGGAACGCCTTGCCAAGATCGGACGCCTCGAGGCCATCCAGATCTTCATCACCGGCACGCTGCTGTTGCTGGCCGTGAACTTCCTGGTGGCCCCCGAGGAGCGCCTCTCGGCCCTCACCTCGGGCATGGTCGGCCTGCTGACCTACGTGCTGATCGACGCGCTCGGCGGCCTGTTCGACGCGGACAACATCGCTGCCAACGCCGGCAAGGCGGGCGCGATGAGCTTTTTGTACCTCGAGGTGCTCGACGCGTCGTTCTCGCTCGACGGCGTGATCGGCGCGTTCGCCATCACCAAGGACGTGGTGGTGATTGCAGCGGGTCTGGCCATCGGCGCGGCCTTCGTGCGCTCCCTGACGCTGCTGCTGGTCCGTAAGGGCACGCTGCAGCAGTACATCTTCCTCGAGCACGGCGCGCACTACGGCATCGGCTCGCTGGCGATCATCATGCTGCTGAGCATGAGCCATGACATCCACATTCCTGAGGTGATCACCGGCCTGATCGGTCTGGCCTTTATCGTGGGAGCGGTGCTGTGGTCGCTGCGCCACCGCCGCATCTACCCGAACCAGGCGGACGGCGAACCCAGCGCCTGA
- a CDS encoding NADH-quinone oxidoreductase subunit N gives MTPAALNFPDVNFVPLLPVISVLLGAVIATLLGFYTSRRNVALVGSAFLVIALASLVGLWDRNLTSFDGAFRADNFALAFAGVILIGALLATLASLDNAVRAKLSFPEFDAILLFAVTGTLLIAFAGDLVVLLIGLEVMSLASYILATFQDSRRAEEAGMKYFLLGSVGSAILIYGIALVFGATGHFDFVGIAQAVSAQGFANEPLLVLGALLLLAGFAFKVALAPFHQWTPDVYAGSPTVVTLFMSIVIKTAAFAGLLRVFQQALPDLDGWLIPAQVLIGLTVIVGNLTALRQSELKRMLAYSAIAHSGFLMLGVLAEPQLGGPALIYYLLSYTLMNAAAFAVVAAIQRDDLGVSLEELRGLYYRRPGLAIALALVLASLGGLPPMAGFVGKYVVFAAAYQSGFVGITLLAVITSMIALAFYLRPAVLMFSRPQEDSVIDHLPPRRIQPYSVATAVIGAVGTLLLGVLPQLVYGLLQGGSLLQALR, from the coding sequence ATGACGCCCGCCGCGCTGAACTTTCCCGACGTCAACTTTGTCCCGCTGCTGCCGGTCATCTCCGTGCTGCTGGGCGCGGTCATTGCCACGCTGCTCGGTTTTTACACCTCGAGGCGCAACGTGGCACTGGTCGGCAGCGCTTTCTTGGTGATCGCGCTGGCGAGCCTCGTTGGTTTGTGGGACCGCAACCTCACCAGCTTCGACGGCGCTTTCCGTGCGGACAACTTCGCGCTGGCCTTTGCGGGGGTGATATTGATCGGTGCGCTGCTGGCGACGCTGGCCAGCCTGGACAATGCCGTGCGCGCCAAGCTGTCCTTTCCGGAGTTCGACGCGATCTTGCTGTTCGCGGTCACCGGCACCCTGCTGATCGCCTTTGCCGGTGACCTGGTGGTCTTGTTGATCGGCCTCGAGGTGATGAGCCTGGCCTCGTACATCCTGGCGACCTTCCAAGACAGCCGCCGCGCCGAAGAAGCGGGCATGAAGTACTTCCTGCTCGGCTCGGTCGGCTCGGCGATCTTGATCTACGGGATCGCGCTGGTCTTCGGCGCAACCGGGCACTTCGACTTTGTGGGCATCGCCCAGGCCGTAAGTGCTCAGGGTTTTGCCAACGAACCGCTGCTGGTCCTGGGTGCGCTGCTGCTGCTGGCAGGATTCGCCTTCAAGGTCGCCCTGGCGCCGTTTCACCAGTGGACGCCCGACGTGTACGCCGGTTCGCCCACGGTGGTCACGCTCTTTATGAGCATCGTGATCAAGACTGCGGCCTTCGCCGGGCTGCTGCGGGTGTTCCAGCAGGCCCTGCCGGACCTGGACGGCTGGCTGATTCCCGCGCAGGTCCTGATCGGTCTGACCGTGATCGTCGGTAATCTGACCGCCCTGCGCCAGTCCGAACTCAAGCGCATGCTGGCCTACTCGGCCATCGCGCACTCGGGTTTCCTGATGCTCGGCGTGCTGGCCGAACCGCAACTCGGCGGCCCGGCCCTGATCTACTACCTGCTCTCCTACACCCTGATGAACGCCGCCGCCTTCGCGGTCGTCGCGGCGATCCAGCGCGACGACCTCGGGGTCAGCCTCGAGGAACTGCGCGGCCTGTACTACCGCCGCCCGGGTCTGGCGATCGCGCTGGCTCTGGTGCTGGCCTCGCTGGGCGGCCTGCCGCCCATGGCGGGCTTCGTGGGCAAGTACGTGGTGTTCGCCGCCGCCTACCAGAGTGGCTTTGTGGGCATCACCCTGCTCGCGGTGATCACCTCGATGATCGCGCTGGCCTTCTACCTGCGTCCCGCCGTGCTGATGTTCTCGCGCCCGCAGGAAGACAGCGTGATCGACCACCTGCCGCCGCGCCGGATCCAGCCGTACAGTGTGGCTACCGCCGTGATCGGTGCGGTGGGAACGCTGCTGCTGGGTGTGCTGCCGCAACTGGTGTACGGCCTGTTGCAAGGAGGCAGCCTGCTGCAGGCCCTGCGTTAG
- a CDS encoding TerD family protein, which produces MTFVRGQKARLGDLTPDTRLTVGVELVGRGSFDISLLGLDGRERLSDDRYFVFYNQPQSPEGALRQLGAGGGYTQRFEIDLARLPAFLERLVIVATTDGASFADLERGRVGLEAQGRELARFEFSGRDFTRERAIMALEVYRKDVWRVSAIAQGFVGGLHELLVHYGATVTDPPPAPASAPASAPASAAPPAPKVNLGKVTLEKRGEKSAVSLKKGGGTQPIHVNLNWDQGQGKKRGFFGLGGGGSADLDLGCMFELQDGNKGVIQALGRNFGSRDYPYIFLDKDDRSGVAVDGENLYLYRPDLIRRVMVFAFIYEGTGNFTQVNGRLTLKDADGNEIFMQLNNPDARNTFCAICLIENRGDRIEITKEERYFPNHEPADRHFGFGFNWRAGSK; this is translated from the coding sequence ATGACCTTCGTGCGCGGCCAGAAAGCGCGCCTGGGAGACCTCACCCCCGACACCCGCCTGACCGTGGGCGTCGAGCTGGTGGGGCGAGGAAGCTTCGATATCAGCCTGCTCGGCCTCGACGGCCGCGAACGGCTGTCCGATGACCGGTACTTCGTGTTCTACAACCAGCCGCAAAGCCCCGAGGGCGCCCTGCGCCAGCTCGGCGCGGGCGGCGGCTACACCCAGCGCTTCGAGATCGACCTCGCGCGCCTTCCCGCCTTCCTCGAGCGCCTGGTGATCGTCGCCACCACCGACGGGGCCTCGTTCGCGGACCTCGAGCGGGGGCGCGTCGGCCTTGAGGCGCAGGGTCGCGAGCTTGCCCGCTTCGAGTTCTCCGGGCGCGACTTTACGCGCGAGCGCGCGATCATGGCCCTCGAGGTGTACCGCAAGGACGTGTGGCGGGTCTCGGCCATCGCCCAGGGCTTCGTGGGCGGCTTGCACGAGTTGCTGGTGCACTACGGAGCAACCGTGACCGATCCGCCGCCGGCCCCGGCTTCGGCCCCCGCTTCGGCCCCGGCTTCGGCAGCCCCCCCTGCCCCCAAGGTCAACCTGGGCAAGGTCACCCTCGAGAAGCGCGGCGAGAAGAGCGCCGTGAGCCTCAAGAAGGGCGGCGGGACCCAGCCGATCCACGTCAACCTCAACTGGGACCAGGGCCAGGGCAAGAAGCGGGGCTTTTTCGGGCTGGGCGGCGGCGGATCGGCCGACCTCGACCTGGGCTGCATGTTCGAGCTGCAAGACGGCAACAAGGGCGTGATTCAGGCGCTGGGACGCAACTTCGGCTCGCGTGACTACCCGTACATCTTCCTGGATAAGGACGACCGTTCGGGTGTGGCGGTTGACGGCGAGAACCTGTACCTGTACCGCCCGGACCTGATCCGCCGGGTGATGGTCTTCGCCTTCATCTACGAGGGGACCGGCAACTTCACGCAGGTGAACGGACGCCTGACCCTCAAAGACGCGGACGGCAACGAGATCTTCATGCAGCTCAACAATCCCGACGCCCGCAACACCTTCTGCGCAATCTGCCTGATCGAGAACCGGGGCGACCGGATCGAGATCACCAAGGAAGAGCGCTATTTTCCCAATCACGAGCCCGCCGACCGCCACTTTGGCTTCGGCTTTAACTGGCGCGCCGGCTCGAAATAG
- the pstS gene encoding phosphate ABC transporter substrate-binding protein PstS yields the protein MNRTLVWILGALAAVLIGLLVWRGMTPQGNASTPPAASEPLSPSPSPQPSPPASSESAEDGASIRLTGAGSSFSYPLYTRMFQAYHEARGVQVNYQSIGSSGGQRQLLAQTVDFAGTDAPVSEETEQEIPDGNAIVHIPTELGAIVVIYNLEGLSEPLTFDGPTLARIFLGEIQNWNDPAIAALNEGATLPDLPITVVHRSDGSGSSFVFTDYLSSVSSEWESRVGRDTAPNWPVGLGGKGNEGIAGIVSQTPGAIGYVELIYSLQNDIPNARIVNASGNAVAATLESVNAAAAGVEIPADARVSIVNTPAENGYPIATYSWMILYRDQDYSGRSREHAQALVDLAAWMISEGQQYTEPLDYARLPQNAVDRGIELLRTVNYAGEALYRENSPAASP from the coding sequence ATGAACCGAACGCTTGTGTGGATTCTGGGCGCACTGGCCGCCGTGCTGATCGGCCTGCTGGTCTGGCGTGGCATGACGCCGCAGGGCAACGCGAGCACGCCTCCTGCCGCCTCGGAACCTCTCTCTCCCTCTCCCTCCCCTCAACCCAGCCCCCCTGCAAGCTCCGAAAGCGCGGAAGATGGTGCTTCCATCCGGTTGACCGGAGCCGGTTCGAGCTTCTCCTACCCGCTGTACACCCGCATGTTCCAGGCCTACCACGAAGCGCGGGGCGTGCAGGTGAACTACCAGTCCATCGGCTCGAGCGGCGGCCAACGACAACTGCTCGCCCAGACCGTGGACTTCGCCGGCACCGACGCCCCGGTGAGCGAGGAAACCGAGCAGGAGATCCCAGACGGCAACGCCATCGTGCACATTCCCACCGAACTGGGTGCGATCGTGGTGATCTACAACCTCGAGGGACTCTCCGAGCCGCTCACCTTCGATGGCCCGACCCTGGCCCGCATCTTTTTGGGCGAGATCCAAAACTGGAACGATCCAGCGATCGCAGCGCTGAACGAGGGTGCAACCCTGCCGGATTTGCCGATCACGGTGGTGCACCGCTCGGACGGCTCGGGATCGTCGTTCGTGTTCACCGATTACCTCTCGTCGGTCTCGAGCGAGTGGGAAAGCCGCGTCGGGCGCGACACGGCCCCGAACTGGCCGGTCGGGCTGGGCGGCAAGGGCAACGAGGGCATCGCGGGCATCGTCTCGCAAACGCCGGGAGCCATAGGCTACGTCGAACTGATCTACTCGCTGCAAAACGACATTCCCAACGCCCGCATCGTGAATGCCAGCGGCAACGCGGTCGCCGCCACCCTCGAGTCGGTCAACGCCGCCGCCGCCGGGGTGGAGATCCCGGCAGACGCCCGGGTGTCCATCGTGAACACCCCCGCTGAGAACGGCTATCCCATCGCCACGTACAGCTGGATGATCCTGTACCGCGACCAGGACTACAGCGGACGCTCGAGGGAACACGCGCAGGCACTGGTGGACCTCGCCGCCTGGATGATCAGCGAAGGGCAGCAGTACACCGAACCGCTCGACTACGCCCGGCTGCCGCAGAACGCCGTGGACCGGGGCATCGAGCTGCTGCGAACCGTCAACTACGCGGGAGAGGCGCTGTACCGCGAAAACTCGCCGGCAGCCTCGCCGTAA